From the genome of Methanonatronarchaeum thermophilum, one region includes:
- a CDS encoding capsular polysaccharide export protein, LipB/KpsS family: MEFKKDVLRFSHKVGLDGILSRIYDDISNNIPKVDEEIKEFKLEGDYRGKVFFPAIEGHMLSHMYRKCILAHAFKTKRYKPFFLLCDGKLDLCHCKELVMDNKAACSLCINRGKEWCKRFGIETNFITDFLPEKSSNESIDKDIISKDMSEYKDVPIDNYVEASTRRYLRRYTIDLSNKKNEKVYNRLFRSGIICVDVAEKIFKNHSFVATIASHPAYIYGGIFMEVSKKNDVPAYSHSGGYRENHIIFGRISNRSPMAQFSDKKIIKKHLSEKISSEENKWVKEHYKNRSEGKTGTDYTKYASNSKKIESDKTKIGLFTNLMWDGSLSAENIVFDSPFKWLETTIDYFSKSNSKKLIIKTHPAEKIRGTKEDVLSWISNRYDLSNEKYSNISVLEPDTDVNPYSLIETLDAGIVYNSTIGLEMAFNEVPVIVVGDTHYRGLGFTYDPNDIKEYKKYIENTEQLKMNKKMTKLAKRYFYFLFNKKHIEFNIHKYDDGEKNIKSKIKKKGITKNSDLNLITSKIISNKPVIKSI, encoded by the coding sequence ATGGAATTCAAAAAAGATGTTTTAAGATTTTCTCATAAAGTAGGTTTAGATGGTATTTTAAGTAGGATTTATGACGACATTTCAAATAATATTCCCAAAGTAGATGAAGAAATTAAAGAATTTAAATTAGAAGGAGATTATCGAGGTAAAGTCTTTTTTCCAGCTATAGAAGGCCATATGTTGAGCCATATGTATAGAAAATGTATTTTAGCTCACGCTTTTAAAACCAAAAGATATAAACCTTTTTTTTTACTTTGTGATGGGAAACTAGATTTATGCCACTGTAAAGAACTAGTTATGGATAATAAAGCTGCTTGTTCTTTATGTATCAATCGAGGAAAAGAATGGTGTAAAAGATTCGGTATTGAAACTAATTTTATTACGGATTTTTTGCCCGAAAAAAGCTCTAATGAAAGTATAGATAAAGATATTATATCTAAAGATATGTCGGAATACAAAGATGTTCCAATAGATAATTATGTTGAAGCCTCTACACGTCGGTATTTAAGAAGATATACTATTGATTTATCCAATAAAAAAAATGAGAAAGTTTATAACAGACTTTTCAGGAGTGGAATAATCTGTGTGGATGTTGCTGAAAAGATATTTAAAAATCATTCTTTTGTCGCTACAATCGCTAGTCATCCAGCTTATATATATGGTGGCATATTTATGGAAGTTTCTAAAAAAAATGATGTTCCAGCGTATTCTCATTCAGGCGGATATAGGGAAAACCATATTATATTCGGTCGAATCAGTAATAGATCTCCGATGGCTCAGTTTTCGGATAAAAAAATAATTAAAAAACATTTGTCAGAAAAAATTTCATCTGAAGAGAATAAATGGGTAAAAGAACATTATAAAAATCGTTCTGAAGGTAAAACAGGCACAGATTACACAAAATATGCATCAAATAGTAAAAAAATCGAATCTGATAAAACCAAAATAGGTCTATTTACTAATCTAATGTGGGATGGTTCTTTAAGTGCTGAAAACATCGTTTTTGATAGTCCATTTAAATGGCTAGAAACCACTATAGACTATTTCTCTAAATCTAATTCTAAAAAACTAATAATTAAAACACACCCCGCAGAAAAGATACGTGGAACAAAAGAGGATGTATTAAGTTGGATATCAAATAGATATGACTTATCAAACGAAAAATACTCTAACATAAGCGTATTAGAACCAGATACTGATGTAAACCCATACAGTTTAATTGAAACACTAGATGCTGGAATAGTATATAACTCAACTATAGGCCTAGAAATGGCATTTAATGAGGTTCCAGTAATTGTAGTAGGTGATACACACTACAGAGGTCTTGGATTTACATACGACCCCAATGATATCAAAGAATATAAAAAATATATAGAAAACACCGAACAGCTTAAAATGAATAAAAAAATGACTAAATTAGCAAAAAGATATTTTTACTTCCTATTCAACAAAAAACACATAGAATTTAACATTCATAAATATGACGATGGGGAAAAAAATATAAAAAGCAAAATAAAAAAGAAAGGGATTACAAAGAACAGTGATTTAAACTTAATTACATCCAAAATTATTTCAAATAAACCAGTAATAAAATCAATATAA